In a genomic window of Flavobacteriales bacterium:
- the dapB gene encoding 4-hydroxy-tetrahydrodipicolinate reductase — translation MRIALYGYGKMGKAIEAALHARGHEVVLRVTKANAGAAPSGADVAIEFSKPEQALANMRLCMEMGVPVVVGTTGWYDKLPEVRRLVDEYKGSLLWASNFSVGVNLFFRVNRQLAALMDKVPAYAARIDEVHHAHKLDAPSGTAITLANDIDLRAQRYAGWELVGSRGHVDPALPNGQLSEAVSPAPVPISSERTGEVPGKHSVTWSSANDRITITHEAFNRSGFATGAVIAAEWLLNRKGLFTMDDVLDMNQRS, via the coding sequence ATGCGCATCGCACTCTACGGCTACGGGAAAATGGGCAAGGCCATTGAGGCCGCTCTCCATGCGCGTGGGCATGAAGTGGTGCTGCGCGTGACCAAGGCGAATGCCGGCGCAGCGCCGAGCGGTGCCGATGTGGCCATCGAGTTCAGCAAGCCCGAGCAAGCGTTGGCCAATATGCGGCTGTGCATGGAGATGGGCGTGCCCGTGGTCGTGGGCACCACAGGCTGGTACGACAAGCTCCCCGAGGTGCGCCGCCTCGTGGATGAATACAAAGGCTCCTTGCTCTGGGCCAGCAACTTCAGCGTCGGCGTCAACCTCTTCTTCCGCGTTAACCGGCAGCTGGCCGCGCTCATGGATAAGGTGCCGGCCTACGCCGCCCGAATCGACGAGGTGCATCATGCCCACAAGCTCGATGCGCCCAGCGGCACGGCTATCACCCTCGCCAACGATATCGACCTGCGCGCGCAACGTTACGCTGGCTGGGAACTCGTTGGTAGTCGTGGTCACGTCGACCCTGCCTTGCCGAACGGCCAGCTGAGCGAAGCGGTCTCGCCAGCCCCGGTCCCCATTTCGAGCGAGCGAACGGGCGAAGTCCCCGGCAAGCATAGCGTCACCTGGTCCAGCGCGAACGACCGCATCACCATCACGCACGAGGCTTTCAATCGTAGCGGATTCGCTACAGGCGCGGTGATCGCGGCTGAATGGCTCCTGAACCGCAAAGGGCTCTTCACCATGGACGATGTGCTGGACATGAATCAACGATCGTGA
- a CDS encoding TIGR00730 family Rossman fold protein encodes MKKESKQNEESERRIMRAFKRKGWSEVKANDSWAIFKIMSEFVEGFEAMQRIRPCVSVFGSARTKPDAAEYKLAEEIAFQLTGNGYGVITGGGPGIMEAANKGAQRGGGTSVGLNIELPFEQSSNPYVDKEKSLHFDYFFVRKVMFTKYSQGFIVLPGGFGTLDELFEALTLIQTQKIARFPIILVGKKYWQGLLDWIAQTMGSKHAYINMEDMELFSVVDKPEDAVAAINAFYSKYMLKPNF; translated from the coding sequence ATGAAGAAAGAGTCGAAACAGAACGAAGAGAGCGAGCGCCGGATCATGCGCGCATTCAAGCGCAAGGGCTGGAGCGAGGTGAAGGCCAACGACAGCTGGGCGATCTTCAAGATCATGAGCGAATTCGTTGAGGGCTTCGAGGCCATGCAGCGCATCCGACCCTGCGTGAGCGTCTTCGGCAGCGCACGCACCAAGCCCGACGCCGCGGAGTACAAGCTGGCGGAGGAGATCGCCTTCCAGCTCACCGGCAATGGCTACGGCGTGATCACAGGCGGCGGCCCAGGCATCATGGAGGCCGCCAACAAAGGCGCCCAGCGCGGCGGAGGCACGAGCGTGGGCCTCAACATAGAGCTGCCCTTCGAGCAATCATCGAACCCATACGTGGACAAGGAGAAGAGCCTCCACTTCGACTACTTCTTCGTCCGCAAGGTGATGTTCACCAAATACTCGCAGGGCTTCATCGTGCTGCCCGGCGGCTTCGGCACGCTCGATGAGCTTTTCGAGGCGCTCACGCTGATACAGACGCAGAAGATCGCGCGCTTCCCGATCATCCTGGTCGGCAAGAAGTACTGGCAAGGCCTGCTGGATTGGATCGCCCAGACCATGGGAAGCAAGCATGCCTACATCAACATGGAGGACATGGAGCTCTTCAGCGTGGTTGACAAGCCAGAGGACGCCGTGGCTGCGATCAACGCCTTCTACAGCAAGTACATGCTGAAGCCGAACTTCTAG
- a CDS encoding ParA family protein, which yields MAKIISIVNQKGGVGKTTTAINLAASLGALERRTLLVDADPQANATSGTGHDPRQVKASIYECIINGTPAQQVIVGTDNPGLDLLPGHIDLVGAEIEMIDMPEREHQMKKVLEPLRDSYDFIIIDCSPSLGLVTVNSLTCSDSVIVPVQCEYFALEGLGKLLNTIKIVQQRLNPELMIEGMLLTMYDSRLRLANQVVEEVKTHFQQLVFDTVIHRNVALGEAPSHGKSIIMHDASSKGATNYLNLAREILQKNSLTRIPEAERMMAAGTID from the coding sequence ATGGCCAAGATCATCTCCATCGTGAACCAGAAAGGCGGCGTAGGCAAGACCACCACTGCCATCAACCTGGCCGCGAGCCTGGGCGCATTAGAGCGGCGCACCCTGCTCGTGGATGCCGATCCACAGGCCAACGCCACCAGCGGGACCGGGCACGATCCTCGGCAAGTGAAAGCCAGCATCTACGAGTGCATCATTAACGGCACGCCGGCCCAGCAAGTGATCGTGGGCACCGATAATCCCGGACTCGACCTGCTGCCGGGCCACATTGACCTGGTGGGCGCGGAGATCGAGATGATCGATATGCCTGAACGTGAGCATCAGATGAAGAAAGTGCTGGAACCATTGCGTGACAGCTACGACTTCATCATCATCGATTGCTCGCCCTCCTTGGGACTGGTCACCGTGAACAGCCTCACCTGCTCCGACAGCGTGATCGTGCCCGTGCAGTGCGAATACTTCGCGCTTGAGGGCCTGGGCAAGCTGCTCAACACCATCAAGATCGTGCAGCAGCGGCTCAACCCGGAGCTGATGATCGAGGGCATGCTGCTCACCATGTACGACAGCCGTCTGCGCCTTGCCAACCAAGTGGTGGAAGAGGTGAAGACCCACTTCCAGCAATTGGTGTTCGATACCGTGATCCACCGCAACGTGGCTCTGGGCGAAGCGCCGAGCCATGGCAAGAGCATCATCATGCACGATGCCAGCAGCAAGGGCGCCACCAATTACCTGAACCTGGCCCGCGAGATCCTGCAGAAGAACAGCCTTACGCGCATACCGGAAGCCGAGCGCATGATGGCCGCTGGGACCATTGACTGA
- a CDS encoding DoxX family membrane protein produces MRPLVLFSRLIVGSLFIVSGLIKANDPLGFSYKLQEYFAESALNLPAFEPYAMALGILACLAEVVLGFAVLFGGRLRMAAISLFALTVFFGWLTLYTATCDPHGTYTVLVNGVAEERPVTCVTDCGCFGDAMKGSVGRSLTPWESFYKDAILFVLIIPILIHAFRSKGGSWNTKADDMVLLPGGLLLVAIWSWIFTWWGPVWFTLLGFLGYALIKRGAQGIKAEWLTAAWASVLTLVFAWWCYSHLPLRDYRPYAVGKSITEQRVSKPAVNRIFMSYTNKTTGKVEEFDTSMPYPWDDPNYEEVKESMRVVELEAGVPSPVQDFRLIDRDGYELTDDVLNEPAPVILVAAYDLRKSDPSNIKAIAQLADDAQRKGWYVYGVTTNAWEAVDEFRHEHQLAFEFVQCDEKVIKTMVRANPGVLLLKQGTVKGIWHGNDAPSLVEAEAKLN; encoded by the coding sequence ATGCGCCCACTCGTGCTCTTCTCCCGGCTCATTGTCGGATCGCTCTTCATCGTCAGCGGCCTGATCAAGGCCAACGATCCGCTCGGCTTCTCCTATAAGCTGCAGGAGTATTTCGCGGAGAGCGCGCTCAATCTCCCCGCATTCGAGCCGTACGCGATGGCCTTGGGGATCCTCGCCTGCTTGGCGGAGGTGGTGCTGGGCTTCGCCGTGCTTTTCGGCGGTCGCTTGCGCATGGCGGCCATCTCGCTCTTCGCGCTCACGGTCTTCTTCGGCTGGCTCACGCTCTATACCGCCACATGCGATCCGCATGGCACGTACACGGTGCTGGTGAATGGCGTGGCCGAGGAGCGCCCCGTGACCTGCGTAACGGACTGCGGCTGCTTCGGCGACGCCATGAAAGGCAGCGTGGGCAGGAGCCTCACGCCTTGGGAGAGCTTTTACAAGGATGCCATCCTCTTCGTGCTCATCATCCCGATACTCATCCATGCGTTCCGCTCCAAGGGCGGTTCATGGAACACCAAGGCCGACGACATGGTGCTGTTGCCCGGCGGCTTGCTGCTGGTGGCCATCTGGAGCTGGATCTTCACTTGGTGGGGTCCGGTGTGGTTCACGCTGCTCGGCTTCCTTGGGTATGCGCTGATCAAGCGCGGTGCTCAAGGCATCAAGGCCGAGTGGCTCACTGCGGCATGGGCATCGGTGCTCACCCTGGTTTTCGCATGGTGGTGCTACTCGCATCTTCCATTGCGCGATTATCGGCCATATGCCGTTGGCAAGAGCATCACTGAGCAGCGCGTGAGCAAGCCTGCAGTGAATAGGATCTTCATGAGCTACACGAACAAGACCACGGGCAAGGTGGAGGAGTTCGATACCTCCATGCCGTACCCATGGGACGATCCCAATTACGAAGAGGTGAAGGAGAGCATGCGGGTGGTTGAGCTGGAAGCTGGCGTGCCATCGCCGGTGCAGGACTTCCGGTTGATCGACCGGGACGGATACGAGCTCACGGATGATGTCCTCAATGAGCCCGCCCCGGTGATCCTGGTGGCGGCATACGACCTGAGGAAGAGCGATCCTTCGAACATCAAGGCCATTGCGCAGCTCGCCGATGATGCTCAGCGGAAGGGCTGGTACGTGTACGGGGTCACCACCAATGCCTGGGAAGCGGTGGATGAGTTCAGGCACGAGCACCAGCTGGCCTTCGAGTTCGTGCAATGCGATGAGAAGGTGATCAAGACGATGGTGCGTGCCAATCCTGGCGTGCTGCTGCTGAAGCAGGGCACCGTGAAGGGCATCTGGCACGGGAACGACGCGCCCTCGCTGGTCGAAGCCGAAGCGAAGCTGAACTAG
- a CDS encoding DUF1987 domain-containing protein produces the protein MRSARGIGMHFWLEALHAMPAKRFHIDRTEHSPEIDLDLDNGVMEFVGRSLPNNSEQFYSRVYRWIEEYLEQPKEETTVNMRLDYLDTSSSKHLYNIFQKLDAVNERGQHVRVNWHFETGDEEMAETGKDYESLFRLDFNFVEVQDLF, from the coding sequence ATGCGCTCAGCACGCGGCATTGGCATGCACTTTTGGCTCGAAGCCCTGCATGCCATGCCCGCCAAACGTTTCCACATCGACCGCACCGAGCATTCACCCGAGATCGACCTCGACCTCGATAACGGCGTGATGGAATTCGTGGGCCGATCACTCCCCAACAATTCCGAGCAATTCTATTCCCGTGTCTATCGCTGGATCGAGGAATACCTGGAGCAGCCCAAGGAAGAGACCACGGTGAACATGCGGCTTGACTACCTTGACACAAGCAGCAGCAAGCACCTCTACAACATCTTCCAGAAGCTCGACGCCGTGAACGAGCGCGGGCAGCACGTGCGGGTGAACTGGCATTTCGAGACCGGGGATGAGGAAATGGCCGAGACCGGGAAGGACTATGAGAGCCTCTTCCGCCTCGACTTCAACTTCGTGGAAGTGCAAGATCTCTTCTAA
- a CDS encoding DinB family protein, with amino-acid sequence MKLIPWSDRKLPFGKGVDDWPFLLERLRGTPARSAHLLKGIPIECLVLQQQGRWSAMGHLAHMLFLDQRFQSRIDDFECRRPALCRISLDGQEERIRLASNRQPGDLLEEHRITRLDLVSKLAAMDEAVLQHRASHPCMGSAMSPVDMALWIAEHDDHHLLSMRMALVERFND; translated from the coding sequence ATGAAGCTCATCCCGTGGTCGGACCGGAAGCTGCCATTCGGCAAGGGCGTCGACGATTGGCCATTCTTACTCGAGCGATTGCGCGGTACGCCGGCGCGCTCGGCGCACCTGCTCAAAGGGATCCCGATCGAGTGCCTTGTGCTTCAGCAGCAAGGCCGATGGAGCGCCATGGGGCACTTGGCCCATATGCTGTTCCTCGACCAGCGGTTCCAGTCCCGCATTGATGATTTCGAATGCCGGCGTCCGGCCTTGTGCCGGATAAGCCTTGATGGGCAGGAGGAGCGGATCAGGCTGGCAAGCAACCGTCAGCCCGGCGATCTCTTGGAAGAGCACCGCATCACGCGTCTGGATCTGGTCAGTAAGCTGGCAGCCATGGATGAGGCAGTGCTTCAGCATCGAGCATCGCATCCATGCATGGGAAGCGCCATGAGCCCTGTGGATATGGCACTATGGATCGCTGAGCACGATGACCACCATCTGCTCTCGATGCGCATGGCGCTCGTCGAGCGCTTCAACGATTGA
- a CDS encoding carboxypeptidase regulatory-like domain-containing protein, with protein MRTLGLLALCLVAIESGAARLHIKGNVTVFESREPMANALVRVYKNGVKQHVFRTVANGRYDVVLDNGADYVIRFSSPGHVTKCFGIDTHGPAWENDNAVTVVEVEMTLFQQVEGMDLSFFDMPMGLARYNPMTGFLGWNRPYEERIQPEVARLCAEVKQRRDQAMAKHP; from the coding sequence ATGCGTACGCTAGGTCTCCTCGCGCTCTGCCTTGTCGCCATCGAATCAGGAGCTGCACGGCTGCACATCAAAGGCAATGTTACCGTTTTCGAATCCCGTGAACCGATGGCGAACGCGCTTGTGCGGGTCTACAAGAACGGCGTGAAGCAGCACGTATTCCGAACGGTCGCGAACGGTCGCTATGACGTGGTGCTCGACAATGGGGCCGATTATGTTATCCGCTTCTCCTCGCCGGGACACGTCACCAAGTGCTTCGGGATCGATACGCACGGACCAGCCTGGGAGAACGATAACGCGGTTACCGTGGTTGAAGTGGAGATGACGCTGTTCCAGCAGGTCGAGGGCATGGATCTGAGCTTCTTCGATATGCCCATGGGCCTTGCGCGCTACAACCCGATGACCGGCTTCCTCGGTTGGAACAGGCCCTACGAGGAACGCATTCAGCCGGAGGTGGCCCGCCTGTGCGCGGAGGTCAAGCAGCGGCGTGACCAGGCGATGGCGAAGCATCCGTAA
- a CDS encoding metal-dependent hydrolase, with protein sequence MKLTYYGHSCIGVNSAGHDVLFDPFITGNPLAGKVNAERVPATEIMITHGHGDHVADAEAIAKRTNATLVSNYEIATWFEKKGVAKTVGLNIGGSTAVGPFRVKYTTALHSSQLPDGSYGGNPGGFVVTGPEGSYHHAGDTALTIDMQLLKPFNLRFACLPIGDHFTMGVQDAIAAAQLMGVSKVVGIHYNTFPPITIDTKAAIEAFALSKITLLLPAIGETIEI encoded by the coding sequence ATGAAGCTCACCTATTATGGCCACTCCTGCATCGGCGTGAACAGCGCCGGGCACGATGTGCTCTTCGATCCCTTCATCACTGGTAATCCGCTTGCTGGCAAAGTGAATGCTGAGCGCGTGCCGGCCACGGAGATCATGATCACGCACGGTCACGGTGATCACGTTGCCGATGCAGAAGCCATTGCCAAGCGGACGAATGCCACCCTTGTGAGCAACTATGAGATCGCCACTTGGTTCGAGAAGAAGGGTGTTGCCAAGACCGTTGGACTGAACATAGGAGGCAGCACCGCGGTGGGGCCCTTCCGTGTGAAGTACACAACCGCATTGCACAGCAGCCAGTTGCCTGACGGCAGCTACGGCGGCAATCCAGGGGGCTTCGTGGTTACTGGTCCTGAGGGTTCCTACCACCATGCCGGTGATACGGCCCTCACCATTGACATGCAATTGCTGAAGCCTTTCAACCTGCGCTTCGCCTGTCTGCCCATCGGCGACCATTTCACCATGGGTGTGCAGGATGCCATTGCGGCGGCCCAACTCATGGGCGTGAGCAAGGTGGTAGGCATCCACTATAACACCTTCCCTCCCATCACCATCGATACGAAAGCGGCCATTGAGGCCTTCGCCCTATCGAAGATCACCCTCCTGCTTCCTGCCATCGGAGAGACCATCGAAATCTGA
- the uvrA gene encoding excinuclease ABC subunit UvrA: MKTEALPADAAHNGSATEDHIEVLGARVHNLKGIDVRIPRDQLVVITGLSGSGKSSLAFDTIHAEGQRRYIETFSAYARQFLGGIERPDVDLITGLSPVIAIEQKTISRNPRSTVGTVTEIYDLLRLLYARVADAFSHVTGEPMVRYSDQQIVQLVSEAYDNTEVLVLAPLVRGRKGHYRELFEQLLRQGFLRARADGEVIDLTSRPRLDRYKVHDIELVVDRIKVSESNAKRLAETINTAMKYGKGSLMVVEAKGQHAPRFLSRHLMCPTSGIAYEEPEPNLFSFNSPYGACPRCSGLGQVTEVALDKIVPDRKKSIRKGAIVAIGSAKNSWVFKQIEAVLENFGHDLDTPVEEMDDAVLAALLNGMDEPLRVSSSIGLSDRTVQFEGIIPFILEQAEEGPKTAQKWAAGFTHMVACPECHGARLKKTALHFRVDGKNISELVQLSFIELHAFMNGLVDRLEGTKAVIAKEVVKEITARSRFLLDVGLEYLTLDRSARSLSGGEAQRIRLATQIGSQLTGVLYILDEPSIGLHQRDDQRLIASLRSLRDGGNSVLVVEHDKEMMMSADHLIDIGPGAGEHGGRIVAQGHPKRFAQGDSVTAQYLRNELRIEVPKARRQGNGKRLTLRGAKGNNLKEVDADFPLGTLICITGVSGSGKSTLIGDTLYPILSKHFYRSDPQPLAFHSIKGLEHIDKVIEVDQSPIGRTPRSNPATYTGLFDHIRELFAQLPSAKIRGYKAGRFSFNTAGGRCETCKGAGVRTIEMNFLPAVHVPCETCRGKRYDRETLEVRFKGKSIADVLDMPVEEAATVFADIPQINQKLRTLLDVGLGYVKLGQSSTTLSGGEAQRIKLATELTKKGTGNTFYILDEPTTGLHFDDVKQLIDVLQRLVDQGNTVLVIEHNLDIMKVADYLIDMGPEGGAGGGMIVARGTPEEVVLMGRGHTWPYLKEELHP; the protein is encoded by the coding sequence TTGAAGACTGAAGCCCTCCCGGCGGATGCCGCGCACAACGGCAGCGCCACTGAAGATCATATCGAAGTGCTCGGCGCCAGGGTTCACAACCTGAAAGGCATCGATGTGCGCATCCCGCGCGACCAGCTGGTCGTGATAACGGGCCTGAGCGGCAGCGGCAAGAGCTCCCTGGCCTTCGACACCATCCACGCCGAGGGCCAGCGCCGCTACATCGAGACATTCAGCGCTTATGCGCGCCAATTCCTCGGCGGCATCGAACGGCCCGATGTTGACCTGATCACCGGCCTCAGCCCTGTGATCGCCATCGAGCAGAAGACCATCAGCCGCAACCCGCGCAGCACTGTGGGCACGGTGACGGAGATCTACGACCTGCTGCGACTGCTCTATGCCCGCGTGGCCGATGCCTTCAGCCATGTGACCGGCGAGCCCATGGTGCGTTACTCTGACCAGCAGATCGTGCAGCTGGTTTCCGAAGCCTACGACAACACAGAGGTGCTTGTGCTGGCGCCCTTGGTGCGCGGGCGGAAGGGGCACTACCGCGAGCTCTTCGAGCAGCTCCTGCGGCAGGGTTTCCTACGTGCTAGGGCCGACGGCGAAGTGATCGACCTGACGAGCCGGCCACGCTTGGACCGGTATAAGGTCCACGACATCGAGCTGGTGGTGGACCGCATCAAGGTGAGCGAAAGCAACGCCAAGCGCCTTGCCGAGACGATCAACACCGCTATGAAGTACGGCAAGGGCAGCCTGATGGTGGTGGAAGCCAAGGGCCAACACGCGCCCCGCTTCCTCAGCCGCCACCTCATGTGCCCCACCAGCGGGATCGCGTATGAAGAGCCTGAGCCGAACCTCTTCAGCTTCAACAGTCCCTACGGAGCATGCCCAAGGTGCAGCGGCCTCGGTCAAGTAACCGAGGTCGCGCTCGACAAGATCGTCCCCGACCGGAAGAAGAGCATCCGGAAAGGAGCCATCGTAGCCATTGGCAGCGCGAAGAATTCCTGGGTGTTCAAACAGATCGAAGCGGTGCTGGAGAATTTCGGCCACGACCTGGACACCCCGGTCGAAGAGATGGACGACGCTGTGCTGGCAGCCTTGCTCAACGGCATGGATGAGCCGCTGCGGGTGAGCAGCAGCATCGGCCTCAGCGACCGCACCGTGCAGTTCGAGGGCATCATCCCATTCATCCTCGAACAGGCTGAAGAAGGCCCGAAGACCGCACAGAAATGGGCGGCCGGGTTCACGCACATGGTGGCTTGCCCAGAATGCCATGGTGCACGCTTGAAGAAGACCGCCTTGCATTTCCGCGTGGATGGGAAGAACATCAGCGAGCTGGTGCAACTCTCCTTCATCGAGCTGCATGCCTTCATGAATGGCCTGGTGGACAGGCTTGAAGGCACCAAGGCCGTCATCGCCAAAGAGGTGGTGAAGGAGATCACCGCACGTAGCCGGTTCCTGCTCGATGTGGGCCTCGAATACCTCACCCTTGACCGCAGCGCGCGCTCATTGAGCGGCGGCGAGGCGCAACGCATACGCCTGGCCACGCAGATCGGCAGCCAGCTCACCGGCGTGCTCTACATCCTCGATGAGCCAAGCATCGGCCTGCACCAGCGCGACGACCAGCGCCTCATCGCGAGCCTTCGCAGCCTTCGCGACGGAGGCAACAGCGTGCTGGTGGTCGAGCACGATAAGGAGATGATGATGAGCGCCGACCACCTGATCGATATCGGGCCTGGCGCAGGCGAGCACGGCGGCCGGATCGTGGCGCAAGGCCACCCGAAGCGATTCGCCCAAGGGGATAGCGTAACCGCGCAGTACCTGCGCAACGAATTGCGCATCGAGGTGCCGAAGGCGCGGCGACAGGGCAACGGCAAACGGCTCACGCTGCGCGGCGCCAAAGGCAACAACCTCAAAGAGGTGGATGCGGACTTCCCGCTGGGCACCTTGATCTGCATCACCGGTGTGAGCGGCAGCGGCAAGAGCACCCTCATCGGCGACACCCTATACCCCATCCTCAGCAAGCACTTCTACCGCAGCGATCCGCAGCCGCTGGCCTTCCACAGCATCAAAGGGCTGGAGCATATCGACAAGGTGATCGAGGTGGACCAGAGCCCCATTGGCCGCACCCCGCGCAGCAACCCCGCCACCTATACCGGCCTCTTCGACCACATCCGCGAGCTTTTCGCGCAACTGCCCAGCGCCAAGATCCGCGGCTACAAGGCCGGCCGCTTCAGCTTCAACACCGCTGGAGGCCGTTGCGAGACATGCAAGGGCGCAGGGGTGCGCACCATCGAGATGAATTTCCTTCCTGCCGTGCACGTGCCGTGCGAGACCTGCCGTGGCAAGCGTTACGACCGCGAGACGCTTGAAGTGCGGTTCAAGGGCAAGAGCATCGCCGACGTGCTCGACATGCCCGTGGAGGAGGCGGCCACGGTCTTCGCCGACATCCCGCAGATCAACCAGAAGCTGCGCACATTACTCGATGTGGGACTCGGTTACGTGAAGCTCGGCCAGAGCAGCACGACCCTCAGCGGAGGCGAGGCACAGCGCATCAAGCTGGCCACCGAACTCACCAAGAAAGGAACGGGCAACACCTTCTACATCCTGGACGAACCCACCACGGGACTCCACTTCGACGACGTGAAGCAGCTCATCGACGTGCTGCAGCGCCTGGTGGACCAAGGCAACACCGTGCTTGTGATCGAGCATAACCTCGACATCATGAAGGTGGCCGACTACTTGATCGACATGGGGCCGGAAGGCGGCGCCGGCGGCGGCATGATCGTGGCGCGCGGAACGCCGGAGGAAGTGGTGCTGATGGGCCGTGGCCACACCTGGCCCTACCTGAAGGAAGAGCTGCACCCCTGA
- a CDS encoding nuclear transport factor 2 family protein: MTTRLLGLLLLSIAPLKAKPQAFLEAETDVLRAVDHFFSAMTARDSAAMASTLVSGGALHVVALDGSKRVQSISFEDYLTRLTAGTERLVERYWDAHVRIDGPIAVATMLYDFHIDGRFSHCGIDSFTLALGPGGWRIASVAYTRRTEGCPACPLGPLKDE; this comes from the coding sequence ATGACGACCCGACTGCTCGGCCTCCTGCTACTCTCCATTGCCCCATTAAAGGCGAAGCCGCAAGCATTCCTCGAGGCCGAGACCGATGTGCTGCGCGCGGTGGATCACTTCTTTTCCGCCATGACCGCCCGTGACAGCGCGGCCATGGCCAGCACCTTGGTCAGTGGCGGTGCCCTGCACGTGGTGGCCCTCGATGGCTCGAAGCGCGTGCAGTCAATTTCGTTCGAGGACTACTTGACCCGCTTGACTGCCGGGACCGAGCGGCTGGTAGAGCGCTATTGGGATGCGCATGTCCGTATCGATGGTCCGATCGCGGTGGCCACGATGCTCTATGACTTCCACATCGATGGGCGTTTTTCGCACTGCGGCATTGATTCATTCACCCTGGCACTCGGGCCAGGAGGCTGGCGAATCGCAAGCGTGGCGTACACGCGACGAACGGAAGGGTGCCCAGCTTGCCCGCTCGGGCCTTTGAAGGATGAATGA
- a CDS encoding tetratricopeptide repeat protein yields MRLSTPLAAMLVAASAQGQYLADNGKPDPADDFYKAGEKAHRAGDHMMAIAAYTQAIAIAPTHVNAHLHRGFCHSILKQYAEAVADFSTVIGEKPEHPQAFLSRGSALAKLGRHAEAIADFDRVIAIDARNGEAFNNRGWSRKATGDQDGACKDWKASKRAGNAEARIILENNRCK; encoded by the coding sequence ATGCGCCTATCAACACCCCTTGCCGCGATGCTGGTGGCCGCCAGCGCGCAAGGTCAATACCTCGCCGACAACGGCAAGCCCGACCCGGCCGATGATTTCTACAAGGCCGGCGAAAAGGCCCATCGCGCAGGAGACCATATGATGGCCATCGCAGCGTACACTCAGGCCATCGCCATAGCACCGACGCATGTGAACGCGCACCTGCACCGCGGCTTCTGCCATAGCATCCTGAAGCAATACGCCGAGGCGGTCGCTGACTTCAGCACGGTGATCGGCGAAAAGCCCGAGCACCCGCAAGCCTTCTTGAGCCGTGGCAGCGCACTGGCCAAGCTGGGGCGCCATGCTGAGGCCATCGCCGATTTCGACCGCGTGATCGCGATCGATGCGCGTAACGGCGAGGCCTTCAACAACCGCGGTTGGAGCCGCAAGGCGACTGGTGATCAGGACGGCGCCTGCAAGGATTGGAAAGCAAGCAAGCGAGCCGGCAACGCCGAAGCGCGCATCATCCTCGAGAACAACCGATGCAAATGA
- a CDS encoding ParB/RepB/Spo0J family partition protein, translating into MIKKKGLGRGLSALLDEPAADITARDASAHRPMGGTTMLPVSQIEPNPFQPRAHFGEEALADLAQSIRELGVIQPVTVRKVGYERFQLISGERRFRASQLAGLAEVPAYVRVANDEAMLEMALVENIQREELDPIEVAVSFQRLIDEVSLTQEKLSEKVGKDRATVSNYLRLLKLQPEVQLGLRNRSIGMGHARALITIGDPGRQVALFHKIVESQLSVRQVEDLARNLTPVPGIKRPATASKARYDKELSALLTDQLGSRVTVKVDMNGRGTIEIGFKSQQELDRLKKVLG; encoded by the coding sequence ATGATCAAGAAGAAAGGGCTTGGACGAGGATTGAGCGCACTGCTCGATGAGCCAGCCGCCGACATCACGGCGCGCGATGCCTCAGCGCACCGGCCCATGGGCGGCACCACGATGCTCCCGGTATCGCAGATCGAGCCCAACCCCTTCCAGCCACGCGCGCATTTCGGCGAAGAGGCCCTGGCCGATCTGGCGCAGAGCATCCGCGAATTGGGGGTGATCCAGCCGGTGACCGTGCGCAAGGTGGGCTATGAGCGCTTCCAGCTCATCAGTGGCGAACGTCGCTTCCGCGCCTCGCAACTGGCCGGACTCGCTGAGGTGCCTGCTTATGTGCGCGTGGCCAACGACGAGGCCATGCTCGAGATGGCCCTGGTGGAGAACATCCAGCGCGAGGAACTCGACCCCATCGAAGTGGCCGTGAGCTTCCAGCGTCTGATCGATGAGGTGAGCCTGACCCAAGAGAAGCTCAGCGAGAAGGTGGGCAAGGACCGTGCGACCGTCAGCAATTACCTGCGCCTGCTGAAGCTGCAGCCCGAAGTGCAATTGGGCCTTCGCAACCGCAGCATCGGCATGGGCCATGCGCGGGCGCTGATCACCATCGGAGATCCCGGCCGACAGGTGGCGCTCTTCCACAAGATCGTGGAGAGCCAATTGAGCGTGCGGCAGGTGGAGGACCTGGCCCGGAACCTCACGCCCGTGCCGGGGATCAAGCGTCCGGCAACTGCATCGAAAGCACGCTACGACAAGGAACTGAGCGCGTTGCTCACCGATCAGCTCGGAAGCCGTGTTACCGTGAAGGTGGATATGAACGGAAGGGGCACCATCGAGATCGGCTTCAAGAGCCAGCAGGAGCTGGATAGGCTGAAGAAGGTGCTGGGGTGA